The Gossypium hirsutum isolate 1008001.06 unplaced genomic scaffold, Gossypium_hirsutum_v2.1 scaffold_276, whole genome shotgun sequence region gctgatggtcggaatgtaagctgcacgatgctactcacacaagctgatgagtatccACAAAAATGCCAGATCTCAGCCATCAGTagaacattcaagaccagcacccgaaacatgaaaaccctaatgacatctcatttgtatcctatattcctaaggttcaaatggggctcgataATCATCAATTCGTCATAATGTgaacataatcatatatatcgattcatttacattaaaacaacacatttaacattcaatttaatcaacatttaagtgattatagttcatacgaacttacttggctaaattgcaaaaatgataaagtataggggctatttggtaatttttctttctcttcgattttccactcgttcttgatataaattaataatttcattcaatttattaatttcgaTAATAAATCTaattcattttaagcaatttagtcattttgacatttttacaaaattgcccttaacattttacttttatttaatttagtaggtgagcctaaaacatgcaaattaatcatttttattgtAAACTCAAACCAATCGAATGTTCATATCTTCTAATACAgcccatatttaaaaaaatttcacatcaagtccttgcattcaatttaatccctaatagtTAAATTCGTCAAAATCATTtatcaaaatacttataaataacaactaatacttaAAATTcgtcatttaacatctaaaatcacaaagacTCATCGATGGTAACATtcaaatctttaacagtttcaaaaacgaaggtacgagctagctggacctagttgcaatgatctcaaaaacatataattataagAAACCGATCAAAACGACTTACTGATTGTTGCTTGAAGCTAGACGTGGCTAGGTTTCTTCTCCCCTTTTTGTTTCGACTaaatgatgaagaagatgaatgaatcatctttttatttcttttttttatttaattaacattataacatataatataatgtttttataatttaataaacattcttatttttaactaaataacTCCACTAACTGTTCAACACCttttaaaaatggtatatttatcaTTCAAGTCCATTTACTTtcattcattaagccatttaatcattcGAATCTAATAGTAATCAAATTTTATATCCTTtacgatttaatctttttaattaattaactatcgaaacattaaaatttcttaatgaaactttaatacaaccttaataacactctgtaagtatttataaaaatatttatggctcggtttatagaatgaggtcccaataccttattttctaaaaccacttgactttatggtcttaccacttgaaattaattaatcatttatataacataaattatcataccaaaaccttttttaaaaccatatttgactcgtaaatattaaataataatatttacgaacttactcgtcgaatttgttgCTCTAAAAtcactgtttccaacaccactgaaaaataggctattacatatgtatgcgtgactcatatactttgatgtaagtaaaccTTGAGCTCAAATAAATTAGGAACCAAAAGCTAgtgcgttgggtatacgacttttgcAATATGTAGCACCGTTTagaatagtggaattcatagccaaGAAATTgagtaaatgatattctctcattggcattatatTATAGTTGGAAAGTAAACATGGCCGTGGGTCGTTtttctttgtgatgaatgatttaattactatttgatagtaattgactttttatgaatgaagatataatggttaccatgagataaaataagatcatattaggagaacaaatttatcccaaagagattaaggacgtcctatgagggtaacacacttatgaaaaggtcattggatgagAACTAGTCAAGTATCTTTCGTAATGATATGTTATTAGGCGAAAAGTTggtacttaattataaatcatttgatccctaattacatatgttcaattggtctctccactagctcgttgaaaccagaaatgaattgcatgttaatcaaatgaacataaatggatagaaataataaattagataaatGAGTTACATTCATAAATGATCGTGGTTCtcactaagtatgaaaatgacttgagaattaatttaagttttttgaatcatcatttaattaaataattgaagtttgaaaatgaaattaaattattggtCATTGTGAATCAATTGAATGTAGAAGTTAAAtgtattttctcatagattcttttacggtaaagttgccataattttaacgaaattagaattaggttgagaaataatttaatttaaaattttaattcatttaatttatttaataatatatttattttggaaatagaTAGCATGTattgattgattaaattataagcGGTTAAAAGTCTAGGAATACAAGAGAGACCCGAATCCCCATTTATCATATGAGGGGAGGCACACCCTATTAGCCACCCTCTCTCTAGTTCAACTAGGGGATggtttaatataaaaaaactagggatgaatttttttgttaaatagtaTTTTTGTATTTACTAATTCAACTGAGTTTAGCTTCCTTCCTATAATATACGACACTAGTAGGGCTAACAAACTTTAGATATTATTACTATGCCCGAAATAGtaaatttaagtataattataattttaagagTAATAGTTCTATCTATTTCCATgagagagagatttactttcctattgaaagtaaGAAATTGTTTTTGGTTATGTGTTTGACCCAATTGTTCGAGCACATGCTCGAAGTAGTTCGTGGTGCAAGAATACCAGAGAAGGTTGTTCGGTTAAAAGCTGGGACCGTTTAGGACCCGTCTCACTCAAAAcacaaatattattttgaaaatatttattgttataaatatcataatCAATTCggttttcattcttttatttttctgctgagcaaaaaaaaaaatttaaactagaTTTTTCAATCAGGAGAAGGCTTGAAGTAGAGCCTTGTCTCATGACTACTTCTATTAGTAGCCTAATATAGGTGTGGGTTGAATGTGGCTACATTGGGGTCGATGAAGTTGAGAATTAGAATcattaaatgaaattatatttgatGTGACAATTGTCCCTCATGGTATTATAAGGATGCCCTTTccttatttacatttttatctaGGCGTAGAGGtataaaaatagtattttttttaatttgacatatatatatattttaaatagattatatGTTGTTTGCtagtataatttatatatttttattttttattaattaatttctcatacattttgacattaaatatttaattaaatttattataattataaattatttgtactacttttaattatattataaactatttatcatattattattataatcagTTAATGGCCAAGAAATATATGTTTAATGTTGGAGagaataacccaacaaatatagaatgttagataatgaaataaaagtatatacaatgtttatttttcttgttaattcTATTAGTAATCATATTGTCATATAATTTTTTAGGGCGAATTACCCAAAAATGcttatttttaaccataattattAGATTAGGCcgattttttgcaaaatttattGGATTAGACCGATTTTGGACAAAAAAGGGAAACTTGTTCAACTAAGCAAGTTTTCAATGAATATAACAGGGAACACTTTCAACTAGACGCGTTTTAAATTTGGGCAATTGTTAaatgttattgttattatcattCAGGGTTTCATTTTTCTCctactcatatttttatttttttatttcatgttgtttaaaccttttaaatttttaattaatttttttaacatagtaCTTCTTTAGATGGTTAGATAGTTACAAATAAATCATTGATTCTCGTGTTCAATTTTTTCCTATTcagatttatatttttattatatgttgcttcaaactttttaaagttttaattaacttttttaacaTATTAGTTCTTTAGATGGTTAGATAGCTACAATTACATCATCAAGTCGGAGGTTCAATTACTTTATAAgcatattaatgtatttttttatttcatattatttaagctttttctaaaattaatgcTAATGTCATCTACGTGACAATTCACATGTATATCAcctcaacaaagttaaaaaaatgttaacatttacattattttaagtgatttgataaaaaatgtaAGTTTAAGGATTAAAGAGACAAAAAGTTAAATACATGGCTAAATactttttataaaattggagggtcaaaaaaattattataccatctttaaacaataaaatgaatTGCGAGACGGATttgaaaaaaaacattatataaatTACTAGGTATGTTGTTCCAATGGCTTTTTCATATCTGACTTACGGGTACTGGCATGGGATACAAttctcaaaaataatattatgaaatcttttttaaaaaattattcgtGCAAGTTATACCCGTATCCGATATCTAATCTGAATCCAAGATAAATTTCTATACATAGGTGGAGAAAGATGGTTAAGAATTTAAATTAAGAAATAGGTTTTTCCTCATCCATTTTGTTGCTGACCATTTCTCACCTGACAAAACCGCGCATCCTCCATGCAAGCTATTTGGATCGGACTGCCCGTCGAGTCCCTAACGGAAGTAGCATGCAAACAACAACAAGATAACCAAATCAGAGAAATCTTACTAATCACTTCAAACTTAAGGTATCCTACTAGGTACCGTTTCTAGTATGAGATATTGGACAATGCAATCAAATACAGACCATGTGTTTAATGCAACATCTCGATACGGCAATTCCAACAGAACAATACACTTCCCTAATGTCCAGAAACATTACCGGAACCAAAATATTGTTTATCTTGATTTCCAGTCAATCTCACAAGGGCTATGTTTCGAACTTTTTTATACGAAAACTAAAAGTAGCAAAGGTATTTTCCATATCTAGTCTGATTACATGAGTATAACCCTCGATATATTCAGCACAGAAACACATACAAGTAGCTAAACTGAAACATGAAACCTCATGAGGCGTAAGTAAATACTATTAGTCTATTTTCCTAAATATTTTAGTCTATTtcctaaatatttttaatttctatttttttctccaTTGATGGTTGAATTATCCAGTCAACCAGAATCTGAAAATCTGATGGTTTTGACTTTCAAtccaatattttaaatacattgaGAAGAACGAAACAAACCATGCTCCAGAAAAGTACGGCATCTCCTTTGATCGGTTTTATTGACATCCCTTTAACAACCTTCCCACCACAGCTACAATCGCCTGTACCAGCCTGAGATTACATAACACACTTAAAAAATAATGCAAGGTAAAGCACCCTATGTTGCTCAGATTCTTTATTTTTTGGAACAGTATTCGTGTTCAATGCTCATGTCTAAAATATGAATATAGGatatggatacatgaaaaacctTAGAAAGGTACACATCAATTCATTGtatcttttttttaatgaaagaaGGAATTACCCTAGGGAAATATGTTTCTCCTCCTTCAACATCATCACTAAGATACATAAGCATAGTTGCTATTCGTTGACTGCGCTTAATGTTAAACTGCATTAGTGGCAAAGGAAATGGATCAAGATTCCACCATATCACGAGAACAGATATAATCTAATTCCGACCAATAGATAGACTACGTTGATGTAATCAAGCCAAGTTAGCTCAAAGCTATAAGAAATTTGGATTCAAGTTCAACTTAAATTTCAAGGCTTGAAGTTGGACTTGAACTCAATTGATATAATATCGCCTGAGGTTGCTCATTAAGCTTGATTAActcatttaactaataaaaatgaGCTAATTCTCATACTTGACTCCAAGCTTGATTATTGTGCTTGAAGTTGAGTACTTTTTAATACGAATTAAAAATACAAAAGCCAATTAGACTCACAAGCTGCTCAGTTAAACATTAGGATACTCAAACTCAACGCCACAATGACTGAACTTCTCAAGCTGAACCCAAGTAACTTATGAGCACAATGTCTAGTTATACCCCTAACCAagtcaatttgagaaaaacatATCACTTACAGGATCAGAAAGTAATCATGGTGGGGCTTGTAAAACTGATCCTTTCATACCTGTGATGCATTAGATGTTATTCTGTTTTCATGCTTTTCAGAATATTTTACACAAATATATGTCATTAACCAAACCTTAAAACTTGGATTTGCTCCCATGTTCAGCTGGTATTTGAGAAAACACTGAAATCCGCTTTTCAATTGCCTTGagattaaaagaaacaaaaagttaGGAGAACACTTGATTACACAATTTATTAAGCAATTGGAGAGGATAGATGTAAACAACAGCTTGAAATGTTAGAAATGGAAACCTATCATGCATATTGAAACTATACATACGAATATGTGACTGTCATCCAAGTCCAAGTACCATAGAATGCATCCAAAATCTAAAACATAAGGATAAGAATTTATATTGGAGAGAAGAACTGCATCTGACAACCATGTCCAACACATTTAGATAATAGCTATTGAGAATCTGACCATAGACCCATGTCGAATGTCGAATGCATATGGGTATCCAACACATCCAAATCCAATAACATTGACAATATAAATTTGGTATCATCATTTATATGCCAATTTGGACCAATGCTTGTACGCTTTACCCCTTAGCTACTAATAAATACCTTCTACTACACTactcttttactttttttatttttcttgaagtactcaAGTCTAACATGTTTGGAAATGGGTATGagagtgcaatcttccttacacatgagaaaatatataaaaagctGAGGATACCCATGTCGAATGCATACTCATTTTAGAGATTAGAAGATATCTTTTGTAATCTTTAACCTTAGGTAATTGATATCCCTTGATATTAAGATCCATTTAATTTAGGAGACAAACCTCTTAAGATTTAGTTTCTGTTCCTTTTTGTGTATAATAATTTCccataaatattttgatgtaatATACTGCTATAGAATGAATAAAAAATTGTCTCGTTCACTCAACTCTTTATGGCATCAGAGCTAGAACAAAATTTCCCATTGTCTATAGCTGAAACAGTCATTTCTAAAAGTAGTAGACCAGCATCAACAAAAAGAGAACCATGAGCTGAGGAGATCCATCTCATCATTCATTGCAGCTGACCCtcataagctgaattaaaaaaaaaaaaaaaactacctgGAATGGGAACAATCCGTGAAGTTGGCCATGATGGGAGGGGAAGCTTGAATATCGACAGGGCATAAGAAGAAACCAGAAGAAGATGACAAACGGATAGGTGGATGGTGGTCCAAGAATCTATGATCTTGCTCGGCTAATTAACTCCATGGAACCTTCAATAGGTGAACCTTATCTTGTCTTCCTATTGCAAAGATGTTTAGGAGGGTATGAGAGAAACCtatttaaactttgaaattttctaaaatattgaACAAAAACCAAGCTATGGAGGACTAGACAAGGAGATAGAGAAGTTACAAAATATTAGAATGAAATGGTGTCACTATGGCAAGAATTAGATCGCTGTATAATAATGAATGAGATAGTTCTTTAGATGGTATAGAttcatgaaaaaagaaaaaagtgatagAGTCTATCTTTTCTTAGATAGGTTAAATCAAGATTATAATGAAGTGAGAGTTAGAATCCTTGGAAAAAAACCATTACCTTCTATAGAGAAGCCTTTCTGAAATTAGAAGAGATGAATCTAGGAGAAAAGTCAAGTAAAACTTGACCTTGATCACAAACTGTCATGAAAATTCTACACTAGCTACAATAAGAAATGACTTTGACAATGATAGGAAAATAACTATAGCGTGACCATTGTAAAAAATTGTAATGACCCGAAATTCAGTGTTGTCGGATATTGTTGTTCGAGACCTTGTTTCATAaatcgagtctgtaaatattaaatagggatatttatgaagttagtatATAAATGAATTGGAATCCGATTAAGTAATTTAGCCGAAAATGTGGCAGTATGCACAAAGACCAATAATGAATTATTGTAATTACATACTTATTTTACCTTATTTATAATATAAGCCATTGTCATTatattcagtttcttttctgtatataaaataaactgaattgtaataaagtcctaagaataatatgatatTCTTAAAAAGTCTTTAGTAAGTATCATTGTGAGTTtgaacaacaataatgcattgaaaCTGATGTGTAGATGATGATGACAAAGTGTGTTATTGACAtaaggatgtcaaaatcaatatatgagtatatgttagagaacaacatattgaaTTGACCCGCTACGAGTATGTTATTGGATTATTAgtaatagtcacaatattactcaAAGGGATAACTATAATATGATCCTCAggcttgagatcatcattgtcccaacatcatGAGTGTATATTTGACACAGTCAAACATCTATCATAACAGGTtatactataaagactgatgttgggttGCCACATCTAATTACTACATATCATGTTAAACTGCATGATTTAGTAATGAGATAAGCATATAAACTGTATGAGTAAATTGGTGATATATGTAATATCAAGAAAGAagactaaattaaatgaaatagaaaataacatgat contains the following coding sequences:
- the LOC121226547 gene encoding prolyl 4-hydroxylase 1 produces the protein MLMYLSDDVEGGETYFPRAGTGDCSCGGKVVKGMSIKPIKGDAVLFWSMGLDGQSDPNSLHGGCAVLSGEKWSATKWMRKNLFLNLNS